The genome window ACCGACACGGATGTCCTCGGTATTGCCGAAACCATTCGCTGGCTAAAGCGCGAATGCCAAAACAAACACCGGAAGCCGCTCAACTTCAACGTCACCATTTCCAACTTCACCCCCAAACCCCACACGCCCTTCCAGTGGCACTCGGTTTCCACGACCGAGTTCAGCCGCAAGCGATCGCTCCTTCATGACGAATTTCGCACCATTCGCGGTCTCAAGGTCAATTTCACCGATGTGCGTATTTCTGCCATGGAAGACTTTGTCGGCCGGGGCGATCGCCGTCTAGGTGCCGTCGTCCGCCGCGCCTGGGAACTGGGAGCCGGTATGGATGCTTGGTGGGAAAGCCTCGATCGCGCCTTCGAAGCCTGGACAACAGCCATCGACGAAGCCGGACTCAGTTGGAAATATCGCCAAGTTGAACAGGGCGAATGGAATATTTTCGCCGATGAACAGCATCCCAGCGAGCAGGGCTCAACCAACCTAGAAGCCCCTCTGCCGTGGGATCACATCGATACCGGCATTGATAAACAATGGCTGATCGACGACCTGCAACGCGCCCTTGAAGCAGCGACCGTCCCCGATTGTTCATTTGACGGATGTTCCCATTGTGGGGTATGTGGCACCGACTTCGGGCATAATGTAGTAGTTCCCCCACCACCCATTCCAGACTTTGCAGGACATTTTGTCCCCAATACAGCCCGCCAGCAACGGATTCGGCTATGGTTTGGGAAACAGGGAACCATGGCACTGCTCAGTCACTTAGACTTGGTGCGGCTCTTTGATCGAGCACTGCGACGGGCGGCGCTGCCTATTTCATTTACCGGTGGGTATCACCCAGGGCCCAGGATTTCGCCTGCCAATGCCCTCCCCCTCGGAGCCACAAGCTCTAGTGAGATTGTGGACTTTGAGCTTACCCAACCCATGCCCGTGGAAGACTTCCAAGCAGCCTTGGCAGCCCAGCTTCCCGCCGACTTACCGATCTATCGAGCCGAAGCAGTCCCCTTAGCGGCTGGTGCAGCCACCCAGCTCCTTGAGCAAGCGGAGTACTATGTCTGGGTAAGCGCAGATACAACGGCAGGTGAAGACCCTGACTGGAGTTCCTGGATCAGCGCGGTTTGCTCTGCGTCTGAGCTGATCATGAACCATACCACCAAGTCAGGCAAAACCAAGCTGGTTAATCTTCGCGATCGCCTCCACGAGTTGGAGTGGGTATCTCCCCAGTCTCAATCCGTGCCGAAGGCGATACCCCAACGGCTCACTGATGCCTCGCTAACCCTTTTGCGTTATCGAGGCAGTTGTCGAAACGATGGCACTCTTCTCCGCCCGGAGCATTTGGTGGTGATGCTCGAACAGGTTGCATCCTGCCCGGTGCATCTTCACCACGCTCACCGCAACCAATTGATCCTGTCAGACTCGTAATCGTCTGACGCCCGATCTAACCCGCCAACGAGCTTTGGCTCGAAGCCAGACTCGACGGGTAAAACCATTGACTACTGAGCACGACCACGCTACCTAGCGCGATGGTTGAGCCATGGGGTCACCCACCTGATTGTGAAATTTTCAGCCAAAATCAACGTTTTTTGATAGCGCTGTTCGATTGCCACGCTATAATGCTTGACATATGAGAAGCGGTTGCGAATTGACCATCCTGCGGTTCTTCGACGATTCGATTAACGGTAGAGCCAATTAGGTTCGCTTCTGCCAAGCTTTTTGCGAACGTTAGATTAAGACTGGGTGTCTGATATTTAAGGGCGATCGTCGCTGAGTGACCCATACTCTTGACTCATGTTTTGGTGTATGCAACAACCCGGTTGGGTCGTTGCCGTTGAAGGAGCCTACCGGCAGGACGCAGGTCGTATCACCCGTGCATTCCTCCGAAGGGTTGTTCGATTGAGGAGCAGCTTCGTCGCCTCCCGTCACCACTGCCGTCAAGATTTTTGGTTGAGTCAATTTCTACTTCAGCAGAGTGAGTGGCCGAGCGCTGATGACGTGAGCGCCCCCTGTGCTAGAGATTTTTGAGGAACTTGAATGCCAAAGCAGATTATTATTGCGGAGCAGCATCGAACGGCTGCGGTCTTCTCGGAAGACCAGATTCAGGAATTGATTGTTGCTACAGGAAGCCATCAGGTTAGTGATATCTTCCTAGGCATTGTTGAAAACGTTCTCCCCGGTATTGACGCTGCTTTTGTCAACATCGGTGATTCGGAACGCAACGGGTTTATTCATGTCAGTGATTTAGGCCCATTAAAGCTAAAACGCTCCATGGGGCCCATTACGGATCTGCTTGTACCTCAGCAGAAAGTGCTGGTGCAGGTGATGAAAGAGCCCACAGGAAACAAGGGCCCACGGCTAACCGGTAACATCAGCCTACCAGGACGCTACTTGGTGCTCATGCCCTTTGGGCGAGGAGTTAACCTCTCCCGCCGCATTCGTAACGAAAATGAGCGCAACCGCCTACGGGCCCTGGCGATTTTGGTCAAGCCTGCCGGCATGGGGTTGCTGGTGCGCACGGAAGCGGAAGGCATGGATGAAGATGCCATCATTGAAGACCTCGAACTGCTACAGCGTCAGTGGGAGAATATTCAGCAAGAGGCTATGTCTACCCGCGCGCCCAGCTTGCTCAACCGGGATGATGATTTCATCCAGCGCGTTTTGCGAGATGTGCATAGTGCTGATGTCAACCGGATTGTGGTCGATTCCCACACGGGGCTGAAGCGGGTCAAACAGCATTTGACCAACTGGAGCGGCGGCAAGACCCTGCAAGGGGTGATGATCGATCATCACCGCGATCGCACCTCTATCCTGGAATATTTCCGAGTCAATGCAGCCATCCGAGAAGCCCTCAAGCCCCGAGTTGACCTGCCTTCCGGCGGCTATATCATCATCGAACCTACGGAAGCGTTGACGGTCATCGATGTGAACTCCGGATCCTTTACCCGATCCTCTAGCGCCCGAGAAACAGTCCTGTGGACCAACTACGAAGCAGCAGCGGAAATCGCTCGGCAGTTGCGCCTGCGTAACATCGCTGGAGTCATCATTGTGGACTTCATTGATATGGATTCGCGCCGCGACCAGCTTCAGGTGCTAGAGCATTTCAACAAAGCGCTCAGAGCGGATAAAGCTCGCCCCCAAATTGCTCAGTTAACCGAGCTAGGATTGGTGGAGCTCACCCGTAAGCGCCAAGGGCAAAATATCTATGAGCT of Candidatus Obscuribacterales bacterium contains these proteins:
- a CDS encoding TIGR03960 family B12-binding radical SAM protein; amino-acid sequence: MAIAVESLITPNIARPARYLGNELGAVHKPWQSAHIRWVLTYPEVYEVGASNLGHIILYSIINAQPRQLCDRAYLPAPDLAAALRDSQTPLFGVESKRSLPEFDILGFSLSYELGATNILEMLDLAGIPLTWQARQADGDWNVEQGSYPLIFAGGQTATSNPEPYADFFDFIALGDGEELLPEIGLILDEGKAAGLSRTELLLDLAQVPGVYVPQFYDMADDGSVHPNRPDVPPRILRRVATPIPAYSIGLVPYVETVHDRLTIEIRRGCTRGCRFCQPGMLTRPARDVAPEQVVDAIETGMRATGYNEFSLLSLSCSDYLALPALGVELKNRLKDDNISLSLPSQRVDRFDENIGNIIGGTRQSGLTFAPEAGTQRMRDIVNKGLTNEELLRGVKSAYEQGWSKVKLYFMIGLPGETDTDVLGIAETIRWLKRECQNKHRKPLNFNVTISNFTPKPHTPFQWHSVSTTEFSRKRSLLHDEFRTIRGLKVNFTDVRISAMEDFVGRGDRRLGAVVRRAWELGAGMDAWWESLDRAFEAWTTAIDEAGLSWKYRQVEQGEWNIFADEQHPSEQGSTNLEAPLPWDHIDTGIDKQWLIDDLQRALEAATVPDCSFDGCSHCGVCGTDFGHNVVVPPPPIPDFAGHFVPNTARQQRIRLWFGKQGTMALLSHLDLVRLFDRALRRAALPISFTGGYHPGPRISPANALPLGATSSSEIVDFELTQPMPVEDFQAALAAQLPADLPIYRAEAVPLAAGAATQLLEQAEYYVWVSADTTAGEDPDWSSWISAVCSASELIMNHTTKSGKTKLVNLRDRLHELEWVSPQSQSVPKAIPQRLTDASLTLLRYRGSCRNDGTLLRPEHLVVMLEQVASCPVHLHHAHRNQLILSDS
- a CDS encoding Rne/Rng family ribonuclease; its protein translation is MPKQIIIAEQHRTAAVFSEDQIQELIVATGSHQVSDIFLGIVENVLPGIDAAFVNIGDSERNGFIHVSDLGPLKLKRSMGPITDLLVPQQKVLVQVMKEPTGNKGPRLTGNISLPGRYLVLMPFGRGVNLSRRIRNENERNRLRALAILVKPAGMGLLVRTEAEGMDEDAIIEDLELLQRQWENIQQEAMSTRAPSLLNRDDDFIQRVLRDVHSADVNRIVVDSHTGLKRVKQHLTNWSGGKTLQGVMIDHHRDRTSILEYFRVNAAIREALKPRVDLPSGGYIIIEPTEALTVIDVNSGSFTRSSSARETVLWTNYEAAAEIARQLRLRNIAGVIIVDFIDMDSRRDQLQVLEHFNKALRADKARPQIAQLTELGLVELTRKRQGQNIYELFGRTCSTCGGLGHLVQLPGDTEPLTRTIVEVGRDYTAPVPDPSPPQLREGSDRPDDDDDLDEDGQDLDLVNHPSYRERNNANNRRRRRRRVVDTPSKGNTRAVTLTPRDTDAAPEVTPLPAKREIKVDRSERTPEPRTEQPDRSERSEQRERGERSERSERATESRTDRSRSGRRDKTPPPSPKVVSVEMTLEEQDIYALMGISPLVLSTDTVKDPKNTIISIALPGQENRLGSVDEPIAEPDEAPDEAIEATSDGIDDGVMDTPEPVSKPSAIADTLILRNTPEVEPEAENDGDDSSDSDDSSEASATDSTSTNRRRRRRRSSASSSRRS